Proteins from a genomic interval of Drosophila melanogaster chromosome 2R:
- the CG30192 gene encoding uncharacterized protein → MADPSINDIDETVAPPLGGADSFDLNKRLDCEHLDQMTDNWTDYQRPSFATELLRFFGNVFVDIFNAIFN, encoded by the exons ATGGCGGATCCGAGTATCAATGACATCGATGAGACTGTGGCTCCTCCCCTCGGAGGCGCTGACAGCTTCGACCTGAACAAGCGGCTAGATTGCGAGCATTTAG ATCAGATGACGGATAATTGGACCGATTATCAAAGACCCTCGTTTGCCACCGAACTTCTGCGATTTTTCGGCAACGTATTTG TCGATATATTTAATGCGATTTTCAACTGA
- the CG13544 gene encoding uncharacterized protein translates to MFSGLIPMMQQTRRATVPLGGDSRSGNTESQIGSSKSSNCRLHLISRTGKLLLDYKQYKAARTIQNNWRKFYFRKYFKDLRKAVITIQRWWRGFSVRKNHFRYVENLLQKRVQDHHHRAATKIQALFRGWKSRRTIHDHSKLLRKQVCAAEDLLNCVAFKLHHLLRTFAIPGVYSLKNSNCMSRVEKLLASLHFRFHNGRVKTQLAKELADRGKDTETFKRSNKFSKVPFEGARYWSQCKPKCEAALKMSKNIERRMYRIIEIYDASQREAHAALVEKNRAYRKHKGLMQNIKKSAEKSKRDFCGDVIASMRRWKILVDNDLTVDKNIFKNPQNLERFVAEISQYANEFENCTCYCRIPVFTEIYCG, encoded by the exons ATGTTCTCAGGACTTATACCCATGATGCAGCAGACTCGGAGGGCCACGGTTCCACTAGGTGGGGACAGCCG AAGTGGCAACACCGAGTCCCAAATTGGATCCAGTAAATCTTCTAATTGCAGATTGCACCTAATTTCGCG AACCGGAAAGCTTCTTCTGGACTACAAGCAATACAAGGCAGCCCGAACTATCCAAAACAACTGGCGGAAATTCTATTTTCGAAAGTATTTCAAGGATCTAAGAAAGGCGGTCATCACGATTCAGCGCTGGTGGCGCGGATTCTCGGTCCGAAAAAACCACTTCAGGTATGTGGAGAACCTGCTGCAGAAGCGGGTTCAGGATCACCACCATCGGGCGGCCACCAAGATCCAGGCCCTATTCCGAGGATGGAAGAGCCGGCGCACCATTCACGATCACAGCAAATTGCTCAGGAAGCAGGTGTGCGCCGCCGAGGATCTGCTCAACTGCGTGGCCTTCAAGCTGCACCACCTGCTCCGCACCTTCGCAATTCCAGGTGTATATTCGCTCAAGAACTCAAA CTGCATGTCGCGAGTAGAGAAGCTGCTGGCCAGCTTGCATTTTCGCTTCCACAATGGAAGGGTTAAGACGCAATTGGCTAAAGAACTGGCCGATCGAGGAAAGGATACGGAAACTTTCAAGAGGAGTAACAAGTTCAGCAAAGTCCCATTCGAAGGAGCCCGCTATTGGAGCCAATGCAAGCCAAAGTGCGAGGCCGCCCTGAAAATGTCCAAGAATATTGAAAGGCGCATGTACAGAATCATCGAGATTTACGATGCTTCACAGAGAGAAGCCCATGCGGCGTTGGTCGAAAAGAATAGGGCGTACA GAAAGCACAAGGGGCTTATGCAGAACATCAAGAAATCGGCGGAGAAGAGTAAACGCGACTTCTGCGGCGATGTCATCGCCAGTATGAGACGCTGGAAAATTCTGGTGGACAACGATTTGACTGTGGACAAGAACATATTCAAAAACCCGCAAAATTTGGAAAGGTTCGTTGCTGAAATATCGCAATATGCAAATGAGTTCGAGAACTGCACCTGCTATTGCCGCATTCCCGTATTCACCGAAATCTATTGCGGCTAA
- the Klp59D gene encoding Kinesin-like protein at 59D: MDRIKIGEQLLFQRSDGRVHQVVCTAKNLERDSITGEWTEGTVVKGKEVPLSTLIGINHHIFAENQPPISKPPSSLLPKPRGSSPTGGPKTHTGNPYAERMRVQDGRSKIATRKTDPAAVGAGNHELGRAHTPRVPAGRPDRDASPTQGRKSQGGNNSNQRFSSVVREVNRMKEQREKRRARQAEQLQEKDALRRNNPGNPNWEVSVMLRQYRSTLIFSPLRCLDPNGGTVQQITVCVRKRPMSRKEENSKNLDIITVPSADSLIVHELRLKVDLTKFLEHHKFRFDYTFDEECSNALVYDHTARPLIRTMFEGGNATCFAYGQTGSGKTHTMGGEFFGKVQDCGTGIYAMAARDVFEEVSRPEYRQMGAKITCSFFEIYGTKVFDLLLPNKPMLRVLEDARQQVVVVGLTEMPVTKVEDVLRLIEHGSKERTSGQTSANAKSSRSHAVFQIALHFPDSWGPHGKCSFVDLAGNERGADTQSADRQTRIEGAEINKSLLALKECIRALSRQSSHLPFRGSKLTQVLRDSFVGGKKNKTCMIAMISPSMSCVENTLNTLRYADRVKELIAKEDEHLQSVEGDGEKSPDLNEESEPEMMADEEGDEEPEDEDNQHLTISSEEASSYNNMSYDMSFNHTLNILGPSRNVDIQEVAEQHALLVENLETYAHNFRQLKTDKEIEQYTQNSESALMKLLAMVNRTRDVTHNYNTQKLLKEENQNAYKKGELDESE, encoded by the coding sequence ATGGATCGCATCAAAATTGGCGAGCAGCTCCTCTTCCAGAGGAGTGACGGGCGTGTCCATCAGGTGGTCTGCACTGCCAAGAACCTGGAACGGGATTCCATCACGGGCGAATGGACCGAGGGCACGGTGGTGAAGGGTAAGGAAGTGCCATTGAGCACGCTGATTGGCATCAACCATCATATATTCGCGGAGAATCAACCGCCGATATCGAAGCCACCGAGCTCCTTGCTGCCGAAGCCTCGAGGCTCGAGTCCGACCGGAGGACCTAAGACCCACACTGGAAATCCGTATGCAGAGCGCATGAGAGTACAGGACGGTCGCAGTAAAATTGCCACCAGAAAGACGGATCCTGCAGCGGTCGGAGCGGGAAATCATGAGCTGGGTAGAGCGCACACCCCTCGTGTGCCAGCCGGTAGGCCGGACCGGGATGCCAGCCCCACCCAAGGTCGCAAGTCACAGGGTGGCAACAATAGCAACCAACGCTTTTCCAGTGTAGTGAGGGAGGTGAATCGCATGAAGGAGCAGAGGGAGAAGCGAAGGGCTCGCCAGGCGGAACAGCTCCAGGAGAAGGATGCACTGCGTCGCAATAATCCGGGGAATCCCAACTGGGAGGTGTCGGTGATGCTGCGCCAATACCGCTCCACCTTGATCTTTTCTCCACTTCGATGCCTGGATCCCAATGGAGGCACTGTTCAGCAAATTACGGTGTGTGTGCGAAAACGACCCATGAGTCGCAAGGAGGAGAACTCCAAGAACCTGGACATCATCACAGTTCCCAGTGCCGACAGCCTGATCGTCCATGAGTTGCGCCTCAAGGTGGATCTCACCAAGTTCCTGGAGCACCACAAATTCCGTTTCGACTACACGTTCGACGAGGAGTGCTCCAATGCGCTGGTCTACGATCACACTGCTCGTCCGTTGATCAGAACCATGTTCGAGGGCGGCAATGCCACTTGTTTCGCTTACGGACAAACTGGCAGCGGAAAAACGCACACCATGGGCGGAGAATTCTTCGGAAAGGTTCAGGATTGCGGTACCGGGATCTACGCCATGGCAGCTCGCGATGTCTTCGAGGAGGTATCGCGCCCGGAGTACCGGCAAATGGGTGCCAAGATTACGTGCAGCTTCTTCGAAATCTATGGCACCAAGGTGTTCGATCTCTTGCTACCCAACAAGCCCATGCTGCGGGTCCTAGAGGATGCCAGGCAGCAGGTCGTGGTGGTGGGCCTAACGGAGATGCCGGTGACCAAAGTGGAGGATGTCCTGAGACTGATTGAGCACGGCAGCAAAGAGCGCACTTCCGGCCAAACATCGGCGAACGCCAAGTCATCGCGTTCCCACGCCGTCTTTCAAATAGCACTCCACTTTCCCGATTCCTGGGGCCCACACGGCAAGTGCTCCTTTGTGGACTTGGCGGGCAATGAACGCGGGGCGGATACGCAATCCGCCGATCGTCAAACTCGCATCGAGGGAGCCGAGATCAATAAATCTCTGCTGGCCCTCAAGGAGTGCATTCGAGCCCTCAGCCGGCAGTCGAGTCACCTTCCCTTCCGTGGCTCCAAGTTGACCCAAGTGCTGCGCGACTCCTTTGTCGGCGGCAAGAAGAACAAGACCTGCATGATTGCCATGATATCGCCATCCATGAGCTGCGTGGAGAATACGCTCAACACTCTACGTTACGCAGACAGGGTTAAGGAGCTCATAGCCAAGGAAGACGAACACTTGCAGTCCGTGGAAGGGGATGGAGAGAAGTCTCCCGATCTCAACGAGGAATCAGAGCCAGAAATGATGGCCGACGAGGAGGGCGATGAGGAGCCGGAGGATGAGGACAATCAGCATCTAACCATATCCTCGGAGGAGGCAAGCTCCTACAACAACATGAGTTATGACATGAGCTTTAACCACACCCTCAACATTCTGGGTCCCTCAAGGAACGTGGATATCCAAGAGGTGGCCGAGCAGCACGCACTTTTGGTAGAGAATCTAGAGACTTACGCTCACAATTTCCGGCAACTGAAAACGGATAAGGAAATAGAGCAGTACACGCAAAATTCAGAAAGCGCATTGATGAAACTGCTAGCAATGGTGAATAGAACGCGGGATGTAACGCACAATTACAACACTCAGAAATTATTGAAGGAAGAAAACCAAAATGCATATAAGAAGGGCGAGCTGGATGAATCCGAGTAG